The genomic region AAATTGTAGCATTTTTTCTGTCTGTGACAAGAAATTGTCGTCATTCTCCCACTGCTGTACTCTACTGATAGTGTACTCTAAGAACTATTATTCACCACCGCTCAGTCTGCTGAGTTGAATGTCTATTATCATCGATTCAATGAACTGTGATTGGTCAACATGACCCGGTCATCGGTGATACCCTTTCTCATCACTCCCTCTCactttctcacactctctccctcactcacgcaactctcactctttctcttcctctaacTCTCTCATCTCATTATCTTTCCCTCTCCACAGAACATCAGAAATTCTACAATAACAGAATCACCACAATAAATTGTCCGCGAAATCAAAATTGCGGAGCTCGAATTTCGTCACCTGCACTCCTGTTtctccctttttcttcttctgctttttcttcttgttcttcttgttcttcttcttcttcttcttcttcttcttcttatccctGCTATTTTCCTTCGTTTCTTCTACTGTTTTATTACTTTCTGCATCTCCAAAGAAAAACTTGGTGACAAGAGGAATAATGATGACGTATTATGCCGGCCGGCATTGCATTTGAATGGAAGTGTTTTTTCTATTTAGGAGTGACGAGTGGAAGTTGCAGCAAAACAGTGGAATAGCAAGCAGTCAAAAAACAAACTTTCGAACAGCAAACAGTCAAGCAGTAAACAGTCAAAAAGCAAGCAGTCAAACGAACAAAGTGGATGTTCTTTCAACTCAGCATCAGTGAAATAGTAAGGGAGGAGTAATAAGTGATAGAAAGGAAggagttttttatttttataatgattaatGACGGTTCAAAGTAAATCTAGTCTTATTATTTTAGACAACCTTCTATCATTAGACAgtataaaagaataaattatggaatcagGAACATTTCACAGTTGATAAACGAAGGCACATTGAAGTCTCTGTAACACTAAAGTACAAAAGTATCTCAGTTTAGACCGAGATGGTGCATATGAGCTCAAGTGTGGAAGAATTAAGATGGACTTGGAGTGGGCAACTGTCTTGAAGGataaaaagtttgttttataattattatttaacgaaaatcctaaataaatgctgtaaatcaccctgaagacttctgctactgcagacattgacaacagggcttttttttggatagtagttctcatcgaatttccatctagctgttaaccctgttgtcaatgtctgcagtagcagaagtcttcaggttgattcacagcatttatttaggattttcgttaaataataattatatattaattagcatttggataaatgcattctctatttaattccatctgtaaagcTTGTTTTAGTAGAATATAACCAATTTCCACATTAAACTCTTGAATAGAACATTCCACTCGGAACTGTACAAAGGAATTCTTATTCACTGAATCTTATTATCATGAGAAGAATTTCAACTGAATATTTTCCTGGcactcaaaataattattgtactccTGACATATAACAAGAAAAAAACAGGTCCGAATATGGAATGATgctaggaaaaaaatatttcacaaacAATATGAACGAATCAATTCTCTTATCGTGAGTGTGATAATTTTTATGTCTGCATTCTAAGATGGAATTCCACTAttgaaatttgcattcaaattatatcaatttaaaagTAGAGAACCTTTTTGATCACAAGTGACAGATATGAGTACATCACTTCCCATACTAACACACCTAAATTTTATACTAAAATACAACAAATACAACGTACACACATTCGAATCCTACATTTCAATGAATACCAACTCaaattaagtttgtagcgtgaatgttgatgttgtggttcttttccataattgaatagacttagaacatTGTCAATTACTGTAACTTaaagctgatgatgtgtgagcacacacgaaaacattctcctgtaaaatattaatttttaatttttttttattaaattggatttttgacaacgttctaagtctattcaaatACCAACTCATTTCACCAACTGTCCGACTCCCTAGTATTAATACCATACTGGATATCTGGATAATATCTGATTCTGTACTGTACTAAATATCATCACGATTCCATCTCTCCCAATATCACTTATATTTTCTGTCGATATTGTTATCTTTGTTGATTGTTATGCCACATTGGAAATGGGATAAAAACCGTTCAAATTACAATACCAACATGCTGAAACAGAGAGTATAGTACACATTTTATACTCTCTGTGGAGAAATGGATAGTCGGCTATTGATATATATAGGTAGCTCTCAACTGTATCAACCAGAATGTTATATAGCTATATTGACAGTAGCTGCCTATTACTATGAGTAGATTGTGTATATAACAATTTAATATAGGTATATTGACAATAGTTGACTTCATCTGTATCAACAATGGAGTATAGGTGCATATATCGACAATAGCTGCATATTACAAAGTGTAAATAGATCTCGATATGAATACAGATATCTCAATAGTAGCAACCTGTCGAAATGTATGTATATAAATCCAGATAGAAATAGATATACAACAGTGTCAGTCTTTGGAGATAGGTGAAATACATTGGGTGCTCCAGTGTGGAAATCCTATCCTATTGATAGAGGACTCACGGCTCCTTTATTATGAATAGAGTGAGCCAATTTCGGCATCTACGTATTTACTACGCGTGTATTTACGCACGCAAAACAGCGCAGGCGCGCTGAAAGATGAATGAACCCATTTGGCGCGCTCtggtttttatttgaattgtgCGAATCTTTGGCGGCTGATAATTGTGCGTCTCGAATTTGCGGTGTCTCGGGGACCCTGGTGGACCCAAGGGGGGATCCAAGGGGGGTCCTAGGGGGCAAAGGGGCCCCCAACCAGGGGCCAATTGGAGCGTGTCACTATAAATAGTGCCTGACTTGGTGGCGCCTAAACTTATTTCATTGATGTGGCGGCAACGGTAGCAGTATGCGGCCGGCTTCTGGGATAGCCACTACATTGGTgagtttttttaacaattttcaCTAAAATTTTAGTTTTCCCAATAGAATTGGAAAAGTTGAATCTGTAGTCGCGCGCGtgtaatattaatttgtgtataaagaggaataataaattttcagtaAACGTTCAATTTGttgtttcaatattcaattataagtttttcaaattaattatacCTTTTCTGATCGATTCATTTAGGGTTTTATCCCAATACCTTCAGATAATTATTGTCTATTCAATGGTAGTGAATATTAGGCTACCACCAGCTAAAGTACAGTTTGCTCGCTGGTAGGAGTCTATCCTAAAACTAAAttgaacaattatcaaatacTGGCAGAAATAGAAAAGAGGGAGAAAAACATAAGTTCAGGTTCAGATTATGATCATGAATCTAGATTCTACATCTagtgaaaaattttgtttatgGAGATTCTAGCTTTACTGTGAATCTACAGAGAGAGTATAATTCTCTTATTTGGGCCATATGCTAACTCCAAGTTTAACTACTATTAACTTACAAATTGGAatagcattcctgaccggcaatccTAATTTACTGGGTACTGGGTtgacaaatgatttttgtaatatcggggaccgagcttcgctatggagtacaaaagcattaaaaaaattataacgaaagaagaaattattataacattcacagttcatacaggaatgttctatctaatcacagttgattgagattaattaacagaggaatgcaaaaatttcccttacaaaggcccggttgcacaaaagccggttaaatttcaatcctgattaatttcacttgaaccaaatcagagaagaccatttcaaaaagatggatctactggaattaatcaggattgaaaataacccggcttttttgcaaccggcactaagtacctgattgaatgattacaaaagttcaacagctgagtcataattttgacacagtcccacacacatgaactcgctccctcacttccatcatcaacatacgacgaaataattattatcagctgtttttccaaggatgaataataattatccttttaaagttcttcagcgagttttccctgggataagacctagtgcaatcggatttttatattataaacttactatgttctgaatttcgtgagaatcgttagagctgttttcgagatccggtgaacatctaaacatataaacaggaaTTGCTCGTTTTATAGTATAGGATAGTGGTGCTCATTggatttccatctagctgtttaccctgttgtcaatatttgcagtagcagaagtcttgcgggtgatttacagcatttaattggaattctAGTTTAATAACAATTACTAAGTTTAACGCttaaccacgtttacttgtagatatggttgcatttatcataatgtgattcatacggggtttaaaagaacagctgacatttctccgttcaAACAGAGTATCTACATACGGGCCTTAGTGTCCGGGATACGTTGGACATTGTGTATGGTTCTTCAACAGTAATGTGATTTCATATTTTGAGTTTACTGAGTTCTATTGTTCATTCATTTAGTCATAAAGATTCATAACTTGTTCAATCTATTCTAATTCTCTATCTTACATCTGTccgaattttaataattcaattcaaatcaattctttattgccagaattTAGCAATGCAACAAATCAAGGTTGATAGATCAACActtattacaagaaaataaaataaaattaactaccGAGAActgaaaactaaaaatttttaagGCACCACCAGCAAAAAGATAATTTTGACACAGATAAAAAGATGGATATAAAAGATTGATAATGTTTATAGTAcagtccaaacttcgccacttaaataaaaaagtcattccATTACATCATAATCATAAATGTTATAAGTTCCCAAAAGAAATGTAATGGATATTTCAGTTTTCGATGAAATCTCCTCCAGATCCTGGGATCATAAATGTTATAAGTTCCCAAAAGAAATGTAATGAATATTTcagtttttaatgaaatttcCTCCAGATCCTGGGATCAAGTATCACTTGGTTGTCGAATGAATGAATGCTTAATACATGTAAACATGTAAATTTTTTCGGCTGCAAAAATTGGAGCTTCTCGTAGGTGGATTGACTGCATTGCGTAAGTGctctgctattggtcgaggagGCATGTCAGCTGACAAACCACGCCTCTCGAACAATAGGAAGCCTTCAACGAAGTCTGCCATTCTGACCAATCAGAAGATCTAAACAGCCAGTTGTTTCATTCCGTTCGAAGAATCTGTTCTAAAGTGCTACACtcgaatatttttttcttccatTACATTCCATTGGAATACTTTTGCAAAAATGAGAATAGATTGTGGAGAATATGAAAGCAATATTATAGTAGGCTAAATCATGATCACCAAATAATATGAATTCCTCAAACTTGGCTTGAAATGCTCTTGAGCTTATGGGCCTAGTGACACTCATTTTCATTTATCACGAGCAATTCTTGAAAAACTACTGGCTTTTTCACTAAATACCAGTTTTTTCTCACAGGTATCAGTAACAATCCTGCTCTACAACACGGGTATCATGAATTTTtgttggaaaataataataatatcgagtgacctggctggctcaggtctggtgtcagagttttcaggtcgcaactgatcaattacaaggcctctgacatgacctaacgactgttttttAGGCAGGcgggaccgacggtttaacgtgtccatctgaaaattgtttttggaaaattacTTATTTCTACTAAAAACCATTTTTCCCACTGGGACCTGTGACAATCCTGCTCCAAATCACTGGCATCACTAATTATTCTCGAGAAATACTTATTTCTACTGAAAACTACTTTTTCTCCATAGGTATCACTAGCAATCCTGCTCTGAAACACGGGTATCACAaactattgttgaaaaattattacttattcgtacaaaaaactacttttttcccaCAGGTATAACTAACAATCCTGCTACAAATCACGGGTATCACAATTTTTATTGGGAAATCACTTATTTTTACTAAAAACTTATTTTCTTGCAGGTATCAGTGACAATCCTGCTGCAAATCACTGGGATCACCTCATCAAACAAGGACAAAAAACGGGGAGCCTCCAGTTTCACCCACGTCTATCACGGTGACACCCCATCGTCACCCCAACGTGACTACTACCACCACCGCTTCATCCCCACCCACGTGATCCCCGCCAAGTCGGCACCCCGCTACTTCGGCAGCGGCTACAACACGGTAACCGTTACCAAGGAGGTACCCGTTCCAGTTCCTCATCCCTACCCGGTTACTCTCGAGAAACACATCGCATACCCGATCCGGATAGCCGTTCCGGTTCCAATCGACAGACCGATACCGGTTCACATACCCAAACCGTATCCGGTACACATCGATAACCCGGTTCCGTTCCCGGTGAAAGTACCGGTTAAAGTACCCGTTGCTCATCCGGTACCCGTTCCAGTTCCTACGCCGGTAGCGGTTCCAGTCTACGTGAAAGCGTCGCCTATACTATCACCTCATGGACATTATAACTATGGTTATGAGCCATATTATGACCACTTCGACCATGATCCCAGTTATAAGAGAGAGAGTGGCGAGAAGAGTAAGGAAAGTGAGAATACTAGTGAAATAAAAGGTTAGAATTAGGTAGAGTGTGGTTTTATTTGTGTTTTCCTTGTCCTTCCTGATTAGATCAATGTTTTGCTTCATGCTGAATGTTTTTGTTATGGAGAACCATTGGTTAACAATGGATGTTATCGTGGATATCACAGCAATGCAACATTTTTAAGGCCCATACACACCATCCACGCTCAAACTGAGATTGATCAGCTGTTTGTTCTAACACAGAATGTAATGTGATAGTGACTGCGACTTCTAGTAAACCTATATGAGCCTTAAACTTGGATAGGTCTATGAGCTTGAATATCGTGATTTTCAACAGATAACTACTGGGAACTGATAATGGAAACAGACAATATTGGGCTATACACTACTTCAATGCATTCTTGAGGGAAGTAGGCGAGTAAGAGAGAAGTAAGACGGTAAGAGAGAAATTATTGTTCCTTCCTTTAATGATCTGCATACCTTGACACTTACCAACTTCAGGTTAAAGACCATGTTGCAATGGATAAGTCTCAAGCTGCTTTCCGGTTTCCACATAATATATCCATTATACAggtgataagaatattatagcTATCACTTTCCATTGACCTCACTTTccaaattttatcaatcacaaaataattttagaCCTTTTGATGGTACAACGCACAaccaattttcaatcttgtactCTCAATTGAACAGTCAGAACAACTTCAGATCTTGGATTCTTATTATTATGGGTTTTATCTGTATCTTGCACATTCCGTATAATTGGTATACCATATagcaatatcaaatcaaatcaaattttattcaccaactagctggcccggcgaactttgaaccgccaaatagttaatgcatctcatgacaaactctAGCTGagtgcacacctgaggaggcgtgatgcggcattttgcagccaggtgcttcttgcttattggtttgaatagaagaactctcacacacacacacactgaatcgggcatgacgtggaacggtgtgataaggcaatctccataagatcaacgctttgtatcaccaagccacGCATCCTCaggtgtgcctagccttagcttaatgtgatgtactatatttttatgaaaattatccaacaatcagtaggCCTATTAACATTTATATCTGAATATGGACTTcatatgtgcttagttagttgtgcagcagtttgcaTTTTAGATATGGTTGAATACAGCTGCTTTCTGGGAaattggttgagttcaaagccactgatcaattccatcggttttttttacgttcagtaaaaaacctgatcacagattagtgatcacagatgaaccacaaaatggaaagtcggctagtatcttgacgccataatccgccatcttgaaagaaagtgtagcattgtaatacagcagtagttttaatttctaacaagatgatgcagtcatgtgccgtggtcttggtgcactcaaatcttggttagattgataccttccattttgtgtgtattctgtggctgaacggttgctcatgagtcatgactgacagatgtttcccctgttgatcatattttgtaaacaaaagtataacttaacctatttcattgtaatcaatgaaaatggaaaaccatcaggtgattgaagaagttttaaatgctttgtaaaatattttgaatgttattggatttatgtaatcatgcatttctctgctcccagatacattataatggagtccataatttgtaaacaacctcatattcagccatgtctgtttacgttcagctactctatttacgttcttttccatcggtggaaaagtacgattaactgatcagtgaacgaaccggatatgacgtattttttttcttatcagttagaccaaagaccttgaagaggtataaacgcacaatacctatgccttcccaatgctagctcttacttgaaattgaaggttccattgaggtatttcagcgcgagatattatataatatatatttattgtaatattatagatcacaaagaatatcttcaagatctttagtatgtaataatcttccaggctgtccccttaatggccgatttcaattccaaataatctagcgctgcatgtgagtctatctgtctatgcatcgttcaacgacaaaacagtaattcgttcagagccacgttcactcaccgatctcatcgttcactcaccgatcagtggctttgaactcaaccattgaATGATATATCTctttgctgctgattttcccatgcatattctaaatttacagcatttcgagctctacgacccaagttcgttccgcggcattattatcaaggtgcatacagatttacgcgccgcgagcatgagcaattcacttttaatcagatgatgccaagctttttatatctgattaaaagtgaattgctcatgttcacggcgcgtatatctgtacgcacctttagaattacaattttgtgaattagtagaaagaaaatagaaaaacagatctaccaactcttgttggatgacgcaatgattaaaacagctaatttttttttctgtgtgtggccagctcacaaatctcccataaggattacatgtaaactttgaaggaccgtaggaaagagtcctggagtcggatcataaatttgatagaccataaacctgctcctgaacataacgaacacaactaacaaaaataatcaaatccgGTGTACacataaaatagttattgaatgTCGAAATTTGaagctcgatttttatttatatagattaacagcattttataagaaaataaataaataatctgttgttcaaaaataatatgagatacCAATATGCTGCATTTCACGAAATGAAGACTATTCATGATATCAAATAGTTATTGTCCGTTGAACGTCaagaaaatgtttattgttttctttatgATTTCACAATATTGATAACATATATTGTGTTGTCACTCAattcactttgaattgaaaattcacttttttcactttaaagatATTGTTTACAATATTGATAACACATATTGTGTTGTCACTCAATTCACTTTTTATACATTGTACATAATTAACCAGTAATTTAGAAgacaaaaattgatttgaatggaTAGAGAAAAAGTGTATGAGTATGAAGTAAGGCAAAGCAAATATTCTGGACAAAAATTATCAGACTTTTCCCATTCCATCACTGTTCTTATATTAGACAATGTCCATACGTCCATAGTAAACTTTAAACCAGTTCTGATCCACAGTACTCTTTGTAGCATCTCTTGTAGATTTCACTTGGTAGTTCGTCTCTGATCCTCTAGAGAGCGCTACATCATTGGTCCATGACTGGAAACATAATGAAGGTACTCTTGAGCTCTGAGTCACTGTCGGTCAAGTGAGAAACAGAAGTGACTTTCACTTGCCTATTGGATCTGGAGTAAAGTCTCTGAGTAATGAGAGACAATAAATTCTGTCTTGGGTGAGATTTACCTTGACCTAAATTCCTCTGTTTGCAGTTATGTAGTAAATCTAGTGAGGAATTCTCTTAATTTCAGAATCCATAATAATAGAAGAGTTGTACAGGCTACTGTTATTATCAATGAACAAActgattttcataattgatagaCCTTCAAagagttttattaatttgaatatctcGTTGCAGTTGGAGGTATACGTAGTTATGGGCAGATAGAAATGTATATGCTATACTTAAAGTAATCccaaattaacaaaaaaaaataattgtagagtaattcaatattataagtTTATATTCTCTCTTTGAGTTGGAAGTAATTTTAGAATCTTGGTAATGTTTGATACATTCTGGATTCATCAAAgccttttatttttaattccacAGAACTCTTCTCATGAAGTGTTGTATTTGACTCAAGGTATAATAGTTCTCTATTGAAATGGGTTATTAAAAACAACAAAACAAATACTAAATGTTTAATCTCAACGTAATCTACCAACAAGCTTACGCTAAACATtaacatatataatatatacaatgTTTTACAGAGTGTGTGATGAATGTGTTCACAATCAAAGATTTAGaatgtcaataattattgatttacgTACTGCATTTAAAAATGAAGGTAAATGTCGATTTTGATACTAACTCAATCAACTTATGTCCTGTGGAATACTTACTTACTCTTTAACTTGTATTATACTATATAtcgaggttcacgttataatggcagtggagaaagatagatgaacaacgttgccgatctacactgtcttgtcaatgacttcttgacgatagctgatacaggtttattaatgtaatatcatTTGATTGTTCActctcgtttagaataatcaaattatattttattaagcaataaattatatttttcaataatctcgtagtgaattttcataattaaatgagatattttgttaactagttatcaattttacattgttaaaagccgatctggcaacagagcaaagaaagagagagagagagacatccTTTAATAGTGGGACAAAAGCACATTGTCAAAGTAATGGATGAAAAACCTATGATACATTCGTCTTTGGCTATatttagaaaaacaaatttagaaatagaGCGGGGCAGGAGACAGGACTTGAGATCAGGGGACATGCTAATACCTCCGCCATCATATAAGGAAATATTCCGAAGATTTTACTTGTATGAAATTTCGAACATTCAATAACTTGCCGATAGAATTGAagcaaatcaataataaaaaaaaattcaaaaatgaatttaaagCTTGGCTTCTATTACAAAATGAAGTGGATAGTTTATTCTCAAGGGTAGAATAGATATGAATTTGCGGGTTTCATTGGATGAATGTCTTCTTTGTCTCTTGGAAATTGTGTGAagataacattattattcaagctacATGAGATTTTTTCCTataatgtttataattatggaCAGAAATTTATTAGTCTGCTAATTGCCTGGaatgtgcattgattgttggttattcttttcaaatgaagggaaagtagataaaaatttaatatacatttattttctAAACTAAAATTCCTCACCCCGTCATATTATGCAAGTTCCGACTCGGCAAAATAATTCATTGcttttttttctaattaaaaatatgatggtGCCCCAAACAGGACTTTTAGTCCTCGgggtacttgaaattatttattcttcttttgatgtaaatgaattattgtgatCTCTTTGTACAACGtgtaattgtataattttattatcttcatattatcttaattttaaaaatttgcaAGATTGTTGTTATTATATATCTACTGTAGtctactattcataatttctgattatgtgtcatgtataaattggaagaatagatgaatttattattattatttagacagcgctatccgatttgttgaatgatagacaaggatagcaataccattgcttatcaaacactgccattataacgtggacctcactatagaacaccAGGCTGAGACCCTAGCGAGACTAGTGTACTAgtgtaatagtgtaatagtgtACTAGTGTACTAGTGTCCTTAGTGTACTAGTGTTATAGCATCTATTCAGTTGAATCTCCAGCAATAATATTCTCAGACAGTACAGTGGTGTCCCAGATCTAGTTATCCTAGTCTAAAAATCTACATTAAAACTGAAGCAGTAGTATTGTGTTGACATTAGCTTAGAATAAGATAGCTTAAGAAGacatcccatgatatagggcgtttatgttccaaatagACTACAGtctattatcactgttttggccggatgagaatgtaaaggtgcgtacagatatacgcgccgcgaacatgagcaattcacttttaatcagctgactatatctgtattttca from Nilaparvata lugens isolate BPH chromosome 11, ASM1435652v1, whole genome shotgun sequence harbors:
- the LOC111045205 gene encoding tetra-peptide repeat homeobox protein 1-like; translation: MRPASGIATTLVSVTILLQITGITSSNKDKKRGASSFTHVYHGDTPSSPQRDYYHHRFIPTHVIPAKSAPRYFGSGYNTVTVTKEVPVPVPHPYPVTLEKHIAYPIRIAVPVPIDRPIPVHIPKPYPVHIDNPVPFPVKVPVKVPVAHPVPVPVPTPVAVPVYVKASPILSPHGHYNYGYEPYYDHFDHDPSYKRESGEKSKESENTSEIKG